The proteins below come from a single Pseudarthrobacter sp. SSS035 genomic window:
- a CDS encoding RNA polymerase sigma factor, which yields MGDAGKGSRDGELWLRVMDGDGTAFASLFLRHRDRVFVHSLRLVKTPFEAEDVTAMVFLEAWRCRSRIRMVNDSMLGWLLITATNVARNKLRSTLRYERLLRKLPQCQMVPDHSDSVADTVDQDRRSLLLRQAYRSLGRRDQEIIALCVLEDMSTAEVSELLGIPSGTVKSRLSRAKQKLSQLMNPPAGFLPAPPSLKPEEETP from the coding sequence ATGGGGGACGCAGGGAAGGGATCCAGGGATGGTGAGCTTTGGCTGCGCGTCATGGATGGTGACGGTACCGCTTTTGCTTCCCTCTTCCTACGGCACCGGGACCGGGTCTTCGTCCACAGTCTCCGGCTGGTGAAAACTCCTTTTGAGGCTGAAGACGTCACAGCCATGGTGTTCCTTGAGGCCTGGCGGTGCAGATCCAGAATCCGGATGGTCAACGATTCGATGCTTGGTTGGCTGCTGATAACGGCCACGAACGTGGCAAGGAACAAGCTCAGGTCCACACTGCGCTATGAACGCCTCCTGCGGAAACTTCCGCAGTGCCAGATGGTGCCGGATCACAGCGATTCCGTGGCTGACACCGTCGATCAGGACCGGCGGTCTCTACTCCTGCGCCAGGCCTACCGTTCGCTGGGCCGGCGGGACCAGGAAATTATTGCGCTCTGCGTTCTGGAGGACATGAGTACCGCCGAGGTGAGCGAGCTGCTGGGCATTCCGTCGGGCACCGTGAAGTCCCGGCTCTCACGCGCCAAACAGAAACTGTCACAGCTGATGAACCCACCAGCCGGGTTCCTGCCGGCGCCGCCCTCACTCAAGCCTGAAGAGGAAACACCATGA
- a CDS encoding PASTA domain-containing protein — protein MVERQTLTVPDLVGQPVHIAQEMAANIGFGLAAGDPDGPGLRSRTWPGLFWVTSQDPSAGSVLEWGSQIWITFVQDGQARSDVPEKTGGGPAPSLKSHAEAEKDE, from the coding sequence TTGGTTGAACGTCAGACGCTGACTGTTCCCGATCTTGTTGGGCAGCCTGTGCATATTGCACAAGAGATGGCGGCGAACATTGGGTTTGGTCTCGCAGCCGGGGACCCTGACGGGCCGGGGCTCCGTTCGCGTACGTGGCCGGGGCTGTTCTGGGTGACCTCCCAAGATCCTTCCGCAGGGTCGGTCCTTGAGTGGGGGAGCCAAATTTGGATTACTTTCGTTCAGGATGGTCAAGCCCGAAGCGACGTGCCGGAGAAGACGGGCGGCGGGCCGGCCCCCTCACTTAAGAGTCATGCGGAGGCTGAGAAGGACGAGTGA
- a CDS encoding aminoglycoside 6-adenylyltransferase, producing MDATLEDVPPRLRAMLRMLLTKCIDDERVRSVWLEGSVARGLADDWSDIDLHLAVMEPENFAAIEWLDSEVHLVLSDAIPELTGAFICLTSDWIHIDLNVHSSENELPSDGARHILLDRDGLIQDRPNAQRPPDQPFFPAQDVQIFLYFLGKTVASVHRSDLIALSQATAMMRDRLLVNLGRSISGLASI from the coding sequence ATGGATGCCACGCTTGAAGATGTACCGCCTCGGCTTCGAGCAATGCTTCGAATGCTGCTGACGAAATGTATCGATGACGAACGCGTACGCTCAGTCTGGCTCGAAGGCTCGGTAGCAAGGGGATTGGCAGATGACTGGAGCGACATCGACCTTCACCTAGCAGTAATGGAACCGGAGAACTTCGCTGCCATCGAATGGCTCGATTCCGAGGTGCACCTGGTCCTCTCAGATGCTATCCCTGAACTGACGGGAGCGTTTATCTGCCTTACTTCCGACTGGATCCACATCGACTTGAATGTTCACTCTTCGGAAAACGAACTCCCGTCCGATGGAGCGCGCCACATTCTACTTGACCGCGACGGTCTAATTCAGGACAGACCAAACGCACAACGCCCTCCCGATCAGCCGTTCTTTCCCGCCCAGGATGTCCAGATTTTTTTGTACTTCCTCGGCAAGACGGTCGCGTCGGTTCATCGCTCCGATCTCATCGCACTTTCGCAGGCTACAGCGATGATGCGTGATCGTCTGCTGGTCAATCTGGGACGGTCAATAAGCGGCTTGGCCAGCATTTGA
- a CDS encoding TOPRIM nucleotidyl transferase/hydrolase domain-containing protein, with the protein MQATTVLVEGESDRMAVETLALRLGHDLTAERVTVAPMGGATSIVHFLDRYGPDGAGHRLLGLCDAGESRGIARALARAGVGSGSLADLGFHVCHADLEDELIRCLGVDGVLDVIAAQGELASFRILQRQPSQRERPITAQLRRFFGGRSGNKVRYAGLLIDALPAGQAPPPLDRLVSSF; encoded by the coding sequence ATGCAGGCGACGACGGTGTTGGTCGAGGGCGAGAGTGACCGGATGGCGGTCGAGACACTGGCCCTTCGCCTTGGCCATGATCTGACAGCCGAGCGAGTGACGGTCGCGCCGATGGGAGGCGCGACCAGTATCGTCCACTTCCTTGACCGTTACGGCCCGGACGGCGCAGGCCACCGGTTGCTCGGCTTGTGTGATGCAGGGGAGTCTCGTGGCATCGCTCGAGCGCTCGCCCGGGCAGGCGTCGGGTCCGGTTCGCTGGCCGATCTTGGGTTCCACGTCTGTCACGCCGACCTGGAGGACGAACTCATCCGCTGCCTTGGGGTCGATGGCGTGCTCGACGTCATCGCGGCTCAGGGCGAGCTCGCGTCGTTCCGGATCCTCCAACGCCAGCCGTCACAGCGAGAGCGGCCGATAACGGCGCAGTTGCGCCGGTTCTTCGGGGGACGCAGCGGCAACAAGGTCCGATACGCAGGCCTACTCATCGACGCATTGCCAGCTGGGCAGGCACCCCCGCCGCTCGACCGCCTCGTTTCATCATTCTGA
- the disA gene encoding DNA integrity scanning diadenylate cyclase DisA encodes MARSPEESLKATLGRVAPGTPLRDGLERILRGRTGALIVLGSDRTIESICSGGFDIGIDFSPTRLRELAKMDGAIICDKDAGNILRAAVQLVPDSSIETQESGTRHRTAERVAIQTGVPVISVSQSMQIIALYVNGLRHVLEGSEKVLARANQALATLERYRSRLDQVTSSLSALEIEAMVTVRDVAVTLQRQEMVRRISEEISQYVLELGEDGRLLSLQLDELTVGRGPGSDVIIRDYAGPDASPEDIERAVSALVNLGPTELIDLGKISGIVGFAGGEANLDAVVQPRGYRLLSGLKAVPKAVADRLVDHFGGLQFLMAATIDDLMTVDGIGDQRARTVREGLSRMAEASLLDRFL; translated from the coding sequence ATGGCTCGGAGCCCCGAAGAATCGCTCAAGGCGACTCTGGGCAGAGTGGCTCCAGGCACGCCGTTGCGCGATGGGCTGGAACGCATCCTCCGGGGGCGGACCGGTGCGCTGATCGTACTGGGCTCGGACCGGACCATCGAGTCCATCTGTTCCGGCGGGTTCGACATCGGCATCGATTTCTCCCCCACAAGGCTCCGCGAACTGGCCAAGATGGACGGCGCCATCATCTGCGACAAGGACGCCGGGAACATTCTGCGCGCCGCGGTCCAGTTGGTCCCGGACTCAAGCATCGAAACCCAGGAATCCGGCACGCGGCACCGCACGGCGGAGCGTGTGGCCATCCAGACCGGCGTTCCCGTGATTTCCGTCAGCCAGTCCATGCAGATCATCGCCCTCTATGTGAACGGGCTCCGGCACGTGCTGGAGGGATCCGAGAAGGTCCTGGCCCGCGCCAACCAGGCCCTCGCCACGCTGGAACGGTACCGTTCGCGGCTGGACCAGGTGACCAGTTCCCTGTCCGCCCTGGAGATCGAGGCCATGGTGACCGTCCGTGACGTCGCGGTCACCCTGCAGCGCCAGGAAATGGTCCGCCGGATCTCCGAGGAAATCTCGCAGTATGTCCTGGAACTTGGCGAGGACGGGCGCCTGCTGTCCCTCCAGCTCGATGAGCTCACGGTGGGCCGCGGCCCCGGCAGCGACGTCATCATCCGCGACTACGCCGGACCGGACGCGTCCCCCGAGGACATCGAACGGGCCGTCAGTGCGCTGGTGAATCTCGGCCCCACAGAGCTGATCGACCTGGGCAAGATCTCCGGGATCGTCGGTTTCGCCGGCGGCGAGGCCAACCTCGACGCCGTGGTGCAGCCCCGCGGCTACCGCCTGCTGTCCGGCCTCAAGGCAGTCCCCAAGGCTGTTGCCGACCGCCTGGTGGACCACTTCGGCGGCCTGCAGTTCCTGATGGCGGCCACCATCGACGACCTCATGACCGTCGACGGCATCGGCGACCAGCGCGCCCGGACGGTCCGCGAAGGCCTGAGCCGCATGGCCGAAGCCAGCCTGCTGGACCGCTTCCTCTAA
- a CDS encoding A/G-specific adenine glycosylase, with protein MPADGAPVTAQFGTDDLRPDQLAALHRRITGWFAETARDLPWRERHCSPWGVLVSEVMLQQTPVVRVLPVWREWLGHWPTPAALAGEPAGEAVRSWGRLGYPRRALRLHAAAAAIVRDHGGKVPDNYTELLALPGVGSYTAAAVAAFAFERRETVVDTNIRRVHARLVSGVALPSPSLNAAEMRLAAELLPDDVGTSVHWNAAVMELGALVCTARAPKCADCPVRDSCAWLAAGAPPPSYVPKGQAWHGTDRQVRGAVMAVLRLADAPVPAEMFQREPADLGFAADGIGVPLSALHRLNSAPEQLERAIAGLLGDGLAELHQGGYRLPA; from the coding sequence ATGCCCGCGGACGGCGCCCCCGTTACGGCCCAGTTCGGCACGGATGACCTCCGCCCCGACCAGCTCGCGGCCCTGCACCGCAGGATCACCGGCTGGTTCGCCGAGACGGCGAGGGACTTGCCCTGGCGCGAACGCCACTGCTCACCGTGGGGAGTCCTGGTCAGCGAGGTCATGCTGCAGCAGACCCCAGTGGTGCGGGTGCTGCCTGTCTGGCGGGAATGGCTCGGGCACTGGCCCACCCCCGCCGCCCTCGCCGGCGAGCCTGCAGGGGAAGCCGTCCGCTCCTGGGGAAGGCTCGGCTACCCCCGCCGGGCACTCCGCCTGCACGCAGCCGCCGCTGCCATCGTCCGCGACCACGGCGGCAAGGTCCCCGACAATTACACGGAGCTGTTGGCCCTGCCCGGGGTGGGCAGCTACACGGCCGCGGCCGTTGCCGCCTTTGCCTTCGAACGCCGGGAGACTGTGGTGGACACGAACATCCGGCGTGTGCACGCGCGCCTGGTCTCCGGCGTCGCGCTCCCCTCACCATCGCTGAACGCTGCGGAGATGCGGCTCGCGGCGGAACTGCTGCCGGACGACGTCGGGACCTCCGTGCACTGGAATGCTGCGGTGATGGAACTGGGGGCGCTGGTCTGCACGGCGCGGGCGCCCAAGTGCGCGGACTGCCCGGTGCGGGACTCCTGTGCGTGGCTGGCAGCCGGTGCGCCGCCGCCGTCGTACGTTCCCAAAGGTCAGGCGTGGCACGGAACTGACCGGCAGGTCCGGGGTGCCGTGATGGCTGTGCTCCGGCTTGCGGACGCACCGGTGCCGGCGGAAATGTTCCAGCGGGAGCCTGCTGACCTGGGCTTCGCGGCGGACGGAATCGGCGTGCCCCTGTCCGCACTGCACCGCCTGAACTCCGCGCCGGAACAGCTCGAACGTGCCATTGCCGGCCTCCTTGGCGACGGGCTGGCCGAGCTGCACCAGGGCGGCTACCGGCTGCCTGCCTGA